One window of the Aptenodytes patagonicus chromosome 17, bAptPat1.pri.cur, whole genome shotgun sequence genome contains the following:
- the UBE2G1 gene encoding ubiquitin-conjugating enzyme E2 G1 isoform X1, with amino-acid sequence MTELQSALLLRRQLAELNKNPVEGFSAGLIDDNDLYRWEVLIIGPPDTLYEGGVFKAHLTFPKDYPLRPPKMKFITEIWHPNVDKNGDVCISILHEPGEDKYGYEKPEERWLPIHTVETIMISVISMLADPNGDSPANVDAAKEWREDRNGEFKRKVARCVRKSQETAFE; translated from the exons AGCTCAACAAAAATCCAGTGGAAGGCTTTTCAGCGGGCTTAATAGATGACAATGATCTTTATCGATGGGAAGTCCTTATTATTGGTCCTCCAGATACACTATA TGAAGGTGGTGTTTTCAAGGCTCATCTTACTTTTCCAAAAGACTATCCACTGAGGCCGCCAAAAATGAAATTCATCACAGAAATCTGGCATCCAAATG TTGACAAGAATGGCGATGTCTGCATTTCAATTCTTCatgagcctggagaagacaaaTATGGCTATGAAAAACCTGAGGAACGCTGGCTTCCCATTCACACAGTGGAAACTATAATGATTAGTGTTATTTCTATGCTGGCAGATCCCAATGGTGATTCTCCTGCTAACGTTGATGCAGCG AAAGAATGGAGAGAAGACAGAAAtggagaatttaaaagaaaagttgccCGCTGTGTAAGAAAAAGCCAAGAAACTGCTTTTGAGTGA
- the UBE2G1 gene encoding ubiquitin-conjugating enzyme E2 G1 isoform X2: MTMIFIDGKSLLLVLQIHYSGVFKAHLTFPKDYPLRPPKMKFITEIWHPNVDKNGDVCISILHEPGEDKYGYEKPEERWLPIHTVETIMISVISMLADPNGDSPANVDAAKEWREDRNGEFKRKVARCVRKSQETAFE; encoded by the exons ATGACAATGATCTTTATCGATGGGAAGTCCTTATTATTGGTCCTCCAGATACACTATA GTGGTGTTTTCAAGGCTCATCTTACTTTTCCAAAAGACTATCCACTGAGGCCGCCAAAAATGAAATTCATCACAGAAATCTGGCATCCAAATG TTGACAAGAATGGCGATGTCTGCATTTCAATTCTTCatgagcctggagaagacaaaTATGGCTATGAAAAACCTGAGGAACGCTGGCTTCCCATTCACACAGTGGAAACTATAATGATTAGTGTTATTTCTATGCTGGCAGATCCCAATGGTGATTCTCCTGCTAACGTTGATGCAGCG AAAGAATGGAGAGAAGACAGAAAtggagaatttaaaagaaaagttgccCGCTGTGTAAGAAAAAGCCAAGAAACTGCTTTTGAGTGA